The region CGGCGCACGTGACGGCCGCCGCCGCTGCCACAGGTGGCGCCCTGATGCGACTCCGGGTCTTCCGCCCGCGTCGCACTCCCTCTCCCCGCTTGGAGCCCGCGTCATGACGACTCTCGCCCCACCGCCCACGTCCTCACCGAGCAGCGGGCACCGGGCGGCCCCGCCCGCCGACGGCGGCTTCGTCGCCCGTGGCCGAAGGCTCTTCACCGGCCCCGCCGAGGACCCCCGCTGGACGCGCCCCGCCCTGTGGGCGATCCTGCTCGCGGCGACGGCCCTGTACGCCTGGAACATCACCTCCCTCAGCGGCAACAGCTTCTACAACGCGGCCGTCTACAGCGGCACCAGGAGCTGGAAGGCGTTCTTCTTCGGCGCGCTGGACTCCGGCAGCTTCATCACGGTCGACAAACCGCCGTTCGCCCTGTGGGTGATGGGGCTGTCCGCCCGCGCCTTCGGCTTCGGCACCTGGCAGCCGGCGCTGCCGATGGTCGCGGTGGGCACCGGCTCCGTGGCCCTGCTCCACCGCATGGTCAAGCGCGATTTCGGCCCGGTGGCGGCGACCGTCGCCGCGCTGGTACTGGCGCTGACCCCGATCACCGTCGCCATCAACCGGGACACCAACCCGGACCCGATCCTGGTCTTCCTGATGCTGCTCGGCGCCGCCGCGCTGATGAAGGCCGTGCGCACCGGCCGGCTGACGCCGCTTGTCTGGTCGGCGGTCGCGATCGGCCTCGCGTTCAACACCAAGATGATGCAGGCGTACGTCGTCCTGCCGGCCTTCTTCCTGGTCCATCTGTGGGCCGCGCAAGGCTCCTTGGGCCGCCGGATCCGCCACCTCGCCGTCGCCACGGTGGCCCTGGTCGTCTCCAGCGCCTGGTGGATGGTGGTCGTCGACCTGATCCCCGCCTCCTCCCGCCCCTACATCGGCGGTTCGACCGACAACACGGTCTGGGACCTGGTCATCGGCTACAACGGCTTCGGCCGTATCTTCGGCGCCGGCTCGTCGGTCGGCTCGGCGGGCAACGGTGCGAGTTTCGGCGGCAGCGCGGGCGTCTACCGGCTGTTCAACGAGATCATGGGCGGCCAGATCTCCTGGCTCATCCCCTTCGCGGCCATCGCCCTGATCGCGGGACTGATCCTGCGCGGCCGGGCCCCGCGCACCGACGCCAAGCGTGCGGCGCTCATGCTCTGGGGCGGCTGGTTCGTCCTGCACTACCTGACCTTCGCCCTCGCGGAGGGCACGTTCCATCCGTACTACGTCACCGCCATGGCTCCCGGTATCGCGGCCCTGGCCGGTGCGGGCGGCGTGACCCTGTACCGGGCGTTCCGTGAGGGCTCGGCGGTGATGTGGGGCTGGGTTCTGCCGACCGCGGTAGCGGTGAGCGCCGCCTGGGCTGTCGTCCTGCTCCAGCGGGCCTCGGGCTCCGGCACGCTGTACACCGTCGCGGAGATCGTGGTCGGCGTCGCGGGCACGGTCGCGGTGCTCGGCCTGCTCGCCGGGCGCTTCATGCGACGGGGCAGGCTCATCGGCTTCGCCGCGCTGGCCGCGGTCGTCGCCCTGCTGGCCGGCCCCGCCGCGTACTCGGTCTCGGCGGCCACCTCCGCCACGAACGGCACCAACCCGACGGCCGGTCCCAGCACCGGTGGCGGCATGGGCGGGGGTCCGGGTGGCGCGAGCGGTTCGAGTCGTACGAGTGGTACCGGCGGCCGGTCCATGGGTGAGCCCCCGTCGGTCGGCGGCTCCGCGCCCTCGGGCTCCGGCACCCGGCCGAGCGGCAGCGGGACAGACAGCAGCGAGACGGGCAGCAGCGAGACGGACGGTGGCCAGACAGGCAGTGAGCAGACAGGCGGAGGTCGGATGGGCGGAGGCGGCACCCAGGTGTCGTCCGAGATGATCACGTACCTGAAGAAGCACCAGGACGGGGCCACCTGGCTGCTGGCCGTGGCCACCGACCAGACCGCGTCCTCGGTCATCCTGGAGTCCGGGCAGCCCGTCATCTCCATGGGCGGCTGGTCCGGCAGCGACAACGCCATGACCCTCGCCAAGCTCAAGAGCCTGGTGAAGTCCGGCAAGCTGCACTACATCATCGTCAGCAGCGACGGCGGACAGGGCACCAACTCCGAGATCGCCACCTGGGTCAAGGCGCACGGCACGGCCGTCAAGTCCTCGGCGTACAGCTCCGGTTCCTCGTCCGCCACGTCCACAAGCACCAGCGGCCTGTACCGCCTGGACGCCTCCGACCTCGGCTGATCCAGCCATCCACCCCGGAAGGGGCGGTCCACCGGACATCCCCCACCGGTGGCCCGCCCCTCCTTTCCGTGACTCAGTCCCGGGCGAGGGTGGCCCGGGCTTCGCCCGCCGGGCGCCGTACGGCCGCGTCGGTCAGCTCCTTGACCCGGTCGGCGGGCACGGGAACGCCCGGGGTCTCGAAGAACCAGCGCTGCGCCTCCTCCTGGCTCAGCCCCTCGGGCCGTGCCGCGAGGTAGGGCTGCACGTAGACCGGGGTGCCCGGCTCGCTGCGCCAGCTGTCGGCGAGCGTGCCGATGTCCACCGCGTCATACCCGAGGACGTCCAGCAACTCCGCCACCCGCGCCTTCGCGGCCGCGTCGTCACCGGCGAGGGGCAGGGCGCTGCGGTCCGGGGAGCCGGCGGGCCGGGCGGAGAGGAACAGGCGCCGGAAGTCGATGCTGTTGAACGCCTTGACCACCTGGGAGTCGGCCAGGTGGCGCTGGACCAGGGCGCTGGAGGTCGGCCCGCCCGCGTCCAGCTCGGCGATGCGGCCGTCGCGGTCCGGGTAGTAGTTCATGGTGTCGATCACGGTCCTGCCCGCGAGAGCCGCCGCGGGCAGCCGGTCGTAGGCCTTCAGCGGCACGGTCGCCACCACCAGGTCACCGGCTCGGGTGGCCTCCTCGGGGGTGGCCGCGCGGGCGTGCCCGCCGAGTTCGGCGACGAGGCCGGCGAGTGTCTCCGGTCCGCGCGAGTTGCTGAGTACGACGTCCAGTCCGGCCGCCACGGCGAGGCGGGCCAGCCCGCCGCCGATCATGCCGCTGCCGATGAGTCCAAGGGTCTTCGTCACGGTGTGGGGTCTCCCGGTGATGTGGTGTGAAGCAGATGGCCAATGGCGCCAATAGTGAATCCATATATCAATCATGAAACTCAGTGTCACACTAGCGTCCACGGTTCACTATTGCGAGCGGGGAGCGAGTGAGCGGTACGATCCCGGGGTGAACGGAGCAACGCGTACGAGCACGAGGGACATCGCACGGGCCGCCATCCGGGCCGAGTTGGCCCAGGTGGCCTTCGAGCTGTTCCGTCGCGAGGGCTTCGAGAACGTCACCGTCAACGACCTGGCCGCTGCGGCCGGGGTGTCCCGCAGCACCTTCCTGCGCTACTTCGGCACCAAGGAGGACGCCGTCCTCGACGCGGTGGACGCCCAGGGCGGGCGGATCGCCGACGCGCTGCGCAACCGCCCGGCCGGCGAGGACGACTGGACGGCGCTCCGACACGCCCTGGGCACGGTCGTCGAGCACCACCGGCAGGACCCGGCCGGCGCGCTCGCCCTGTCCCGTCTGATCATGAAGACCCCCGCGCTGTGCGCGCGCAGCATGGAGAAGCAGAACGGCTGGCGCCCGGTCATCGCCGAGGCCCTCGCCGGGCGCGCGGCCCCCTCGAGGTCCTCGACCCTTGGCCCGCTGGTGCGGGCCGCCGCCGCGGTCGACTGTCTCAACATCGCCGTCAACCACTGGACCGCCTCCGACGGCACCCTCGACCTCGACGATCTGATCGACGAGGCCTTCGCCGCACTCGCACCGCGGTAAGTGAGGTGCGCGGGATGAGGACTCTGTCGGCCCTGACGGCGGCCGTGGCCGGGGGCGAGCTGAGCGCGGCCGAGGTGATCGCGGGCGCGCTGGAGCGCCTCGACCGTACGGAGTCCGACGTACGGGCATGGGTACGGGTGGACCGGGACGGAGCGCTGGGCGCTGCCCGGGAGCTGGATGCCGTGCCCGTGCCGTCGGGCGGCCCGCTGCGCGGCGTCCCTGTCGGGGTCAAGGACATCATCGACGTCGCCGGTCTGCCCACCGAGTGCGGATCGCCGCTGCGCCGGGGCCGGATCGCGGAAGCCGACGCCCCGCTGGTCGCGCGCCTGCGGCGGCTCGGCGCCATTCCCCTCGGCAAGACGGTCACCACCGAGTTCGCGTACTTCGCCCCCGGCCCCACGAGGAACCCGCACAACCTTGCCCACACGCCCGGTGGTTCCTCCAGCGGCTCCGCGGCCGCCGTCGCCACCGGCGTGGTCCCGCTGGCTCTCGGCAGCCAGACCGCGGGCTCGCTCACCCGGCCGGCGTCGTACTGCGGGGTCGCGGGCTTCGTGGTGCCGGCCGGGGGTTCCCTCGACACGACGGGGTTCGTGGGCCTGTCGCACAGCCTCGACGCGGTCGGGCTGTTGACTCCGACGGTGGCCGATCTCCGGCTCGTGTACGGGGCGTTGACCGGCTCGGACCGGCTCTCCCGCCCTCCCGAAGCGCCGACGCGCCCGAGGCTGGCTGTGTGGTCGGGCGGCGAACTGGCCGAGATCTCACAGGACATGCGGGCGGCTCTGGTCCGGAGCGTCGAGGACGCCGTCGCGAACGGCGCCGTGCTCGTGGACGTCGACTGGCCCGCCCTCACCCCCCGCCTCGTCGAGGCACACGTCACGGTGATGGCGTACGAGGCCGCGCGGATGCTGGCCGAGGAGAGCACCCACCCGGACCGGTTGAGCGCACCACTCAACGAACTCCTGGCGCACGGCCGCTCCATCACCACCGGGGACTACGAGCACGCCCGGTCCGTCGCGCGGCGGGAGCGCTCCACGGTGCTGGCACTACTCGGCGACCTGGACGCCGTGCTCGGCCCGGCCGCCCCGGGTGCCGCCCCGAAGGGTCTGACGGCCACCGGGCCTCCCGTCCTGAGCCGCCCCTGGCAGCTCCTCGGCCTCCCGGCACTGACCGTACCGGGCCACCGGGACGCCCAGGGCATGCCTCTGGGGCTCCAACTCGTGGGCCACCCGGACCGCCTGGAAGGCCTGTTCTCCCTCGGCCACGCCGTCGAACGGGCCGCACGGGCGAAGGGCTAGCGCGCGGCGACCGCCGATGGCCGCCGATCGGAACGGCTCAGTCCTCGACGACCGCCGCGAAGGACACGTCCGCCGTGCCGACGGTGCCCCCGCGCCGCCCGGGTGCGCTCTCCCACTTCCAGTAGAGGTTGGTGTGCGCGATCACCTGCTCCGGCGGCGGCGCGCCGTACGCGCTGAGGTCCTCCGTCGTGTGCGCGTCACCGACCAACGTCACGTCGTACCCACGTACGAAGGCCCCGTGCAGGGTGGCGCGGATGCACGCGTCGGTCTGGGCGCCCGTGACGACGAGCCGGCCCACCCCGCGCTCGGCGAGCAGTGCCTCGAGGTCGGTGTCCTCGAACGAGTCGCCGTAGTTCTTGTGGACGAGGGGCTCGGCGTCGCGACGGACCAGTTCCGGCACGTACTGCCAGCGCTCGCTGTCCCGCTCCAGCTGCTCGTCCGAGTGCTGCACCCACACCACCGGCACGTCCTGCGCGCGAGCCTTGCCGACCAGGGTGTCGATGTTCGCGACGACCTCGTGGCGCCGGTGCGCGCCCGCCACCACCCCGTTCTGGACGTCGATGACGAGCAGCGCGGTGTTCGGCCGATCGGGCAGAGTCGTCATCAGGGCCTCCGGTGTCTCGTCCGTCCCATCCATCTCACTCGGCGGGCCGAGCGCACCCCTCTTTCTACCTTTTCTTTCTGCCTTTCGACGACCAAAGCGCCAACTGCCCAGCCCGCGGGGCAAGGAGCCCCTCGCCTCCTTTGAGCGCTCGCCCGAAGAAGTTCCCACCGCGCGGGAGCTCCGGCCGTGTCGCCCAGCCGCTGGTGCCCCTTCCCCTCCCGGACACCGCGCCGTCACACCGGGCGGGAACGTCCCCCCCGTCCCCCTCCGTTCTGCCTCTCCTTGTGTCCGTCCGCCGGTACCGCGGGCGTGACGTGGAAGGACGATGTGCGCCGTGTCCCCGCTCCCGCTCGACAATCTCCCCGTAGCGCGCCCCGCCCCGCTCCGGTCCCCCGCCGCCGCACGCCTGACCCGTCTCGCCCGTCTCACGCTGACCCTGCTGCCGCTCCTGGCGATCGGAGCGTGGGCGGCGGTCGACTGGAGCGCGATGAGCGAGGGCGCCGCGCGGCTGGCCGCCGCCGATCCCCGGTGGCTGCTGGCCGGGGTCTTCTTCACCTGCCTGGGCTGGGTGGCCGCCGCGTGCGTCCGGCAGGGCGCCCTGCCGGAACGGCTGCCGCCCGGGCCGTTGCTCGCCTCGCAGTTCGCCGCCGGCGCCGCGAACCACATCCTTCCGGCGAGCATCGGCGCCCACGCCGTCACCCTGCGCTTCCTCCAGCGCCGCGGCATACCCCTGGCCCGAGCCACCGCCTCGCTCGCCCTGTACTCACTGGTCAAGCCGCTGTCGAAGACAGTGGTGCTCGTCGTCTTCCTCGTGGCCCTCCCGGACGCACTACGGCTCGGCGACCTCGCCCCGGACACCTGGACGTTGCTCATGGCCGCCGGGGCCGCGGTGCTCGGTCTCGCCACCGCCGCCCTGCTCCTGACGGTCGTACGCCCGCTGCGCCGCCCGGCGCTCGGCTTCGTACGCACCGCCCTGACCGAGGCGCGGACCCTGCACACCCGGCCCAGCCGCGTCCTCGCCCTGTGGGGCGGGTCGGCCGCCGCCCCGGTGCTCCAGGGGAGCGTGATCGCCTCGGTCGGGTTCTCGCTCGGGCTGCCGCTGTCCTGGGCTCAGGTGGTCCTCGCGCTGCTGCTCGCCAGTACCGCCGTCGGCGCGGTGCCCGCCCCGGGCGGCATCGGCCCGGTCGACGCGGCCATGGTCTTCACCATGGCCGCGTTCGGCGCCCCCGTGTCCCTGGCCACGGCGACCGTCATCGGCTACCGCGTCCTGACCGTCTGGATCCCCCTGCTCCCCGGCGCCTTCGTCCTGTCGGCCCTCGTCCATCGCGAGGTGCTGTGAACCTCAGCCCTCGTCCCGCCCTCCGGGCAAGGCCCGTTCCGTATCCACCACACGGCACAGCTGCTCGAAACGGCCCGTGCTCGTGAGACTCTCCGAGGGCGGACGCCGAGCTCCTCCTCCACCGCGGGCACGATCCGGATCTGCCCAGCGAGTCCCAGCCCGGCGTGAGCCCGACCCCACCGTTGCGTACGTCCACTTCGGACCCCAGCACTCTGCGCACCGCCGCCTCGACCTGGCCCGTAAGTCCACAGACGCGGACCCGACGGCCCCGCGATGCCTCCGGCTCAGCCCTCGTCCGGAGCCAACCGCAGCGAGATGCTGTTGATGCAGTACCGCTGGTCGGTCGGCGTCGGATAGCCCTCGCCCTCGAAGACATGGCCGAGGTGCGACCCACAGCGAGCGCACCGCACCTCCGTGCGGACCATCCCGTGGGAGCGGTCCGCGATCAGCTCGACCGCGTCGGAGTCCTTCGGGTCGTAGAAGGACGGCCAGCCGCGCCTCATGCACCCCAACAGCCCCACACGATCCGTCCCGTAACAACAGCACCTCGCGCCCCACGGGCTCAGACTGTCACGACGTGCACGTCCGTCGGGTTCAGCACCGCGAGGTAGGCATTGATGTCGTCCGGGTCTCTGGTGAAGATCACTGCACTGCTGTGCCGGACCGCAGCCAGTGCCACCCAGGCGTCCACTGCGTCCGGCAGTTCCTTCGAGAGCAGCGCCGCCTGCCCCAGCGCTGTGCCGATGCGCCGCCAGTCGTCCAGGTCAGGGCCCGTCGCGCAGGCGATGCACTCCGGTCTGCCGGGCCTCGTCTCCCGCATCGGCGGCTGCGAGGAGCGGGCCTGCGAAACCGCGCAGCCTTTGAGTACGCCGGCGAGCACGTGTACCAGAGCAGGGCGTGGTCGCCAGACCTGGGCCAGCACCGGACCGAGCACCACCGCCCGGTGCGGGGCCGCCCGCAGCCCCTCGTGCAGGCTCACTGCCTTGGCTTTGCGGTCAGCGAGGGCGATGAGCATGCCGGTGCCGTAGACGGGAACCCGTGTGCTCACGCGGCATGCCCGGGCGGACACCCCGCCGGTCCTCGCCATAGATGAGCCCGATGGCCGACTCGACCTCGCGGCGCTCCTGCTCCGTCAGCTCCTCAGCCGTTGCAGCCGGCTTTTCCGGCAACTGCAGGGCCTCCGCCTCGGCCTGAGCAATCAGCGCGTCCACTCCGGCGAACTGCTCCTCCAGGGCATCGCTCTCTGCCATCGTGCCTGCGGCGGCCGACGGCCGGGGCGGGACCGTGATCGGCGGCGAGGCCCCGGCAGGTACGCGCATACGCAGGTTAGGTGTCCCGGCTCACCCGCAGGGTGCTGACGGCACGTTCCAGGTCGGCGATGCGGTTGGCGAGCTCGGCTGACTCGGTTCCTTCGGCGTCGCGCAGTTGCAGCTCGATCTGGGCGAGCCGCTCGGTGATCTCCGCCAGCCGCTCGCCGCTGTCCGCCGCCGCACCGGTGCCAGTGATCCCTCCTCGCGGCTTGTCCAGGGCATCTCCCGTGGATTCCACGGGTTCTGGGGATTCCGCTGGTCCCGTCGATTCCGCTGGCGTCCTCTCGCCGACCAGCAGCCGCCGCAGCTGCTCCGCTTGTGCGGCAAGCTGACGGTTCTTGCGGTGCAGGTCCAGGAAGACGTTGACCTTGGTGCGCAGCAGCCACGGGTCGAAGGGTTTGGTCAGGAAGTCGGCGGCGCCGATCGCGTATCCCCGGTAGATGTAGTCCGTGTCGGCGTCGGTCCCGGTCAGCAAGATGATGGGAACGTCCTTGGTCTGGTCCAGGCGCTTGATGCTGGCGGCGGTCTCGAAGCCGTCCATGCCGGGCATCAAGACATCGAGCAGCACGACCGCGAAATCCTGGCGCAGCATCGCCTTGAGGGCCTCCTCTCCTGAGTGGGCGCGTACCAGCTGCTGGTCGAGTGAGCCGAGTACGGCCTCCAGCGCTACGAGGTTCTCCTCCATGTCGTCGACGATCAGGATGTTGGCCTTCTC is a window of Streptomyces mirabilis DNA encoding:
- a CDS encoding ArnT family glycosyltransferase — its product is MTTLAPPPTSSPSSGHRAAPPADGGFVARGRRLFTGPAEDPRWTRPALWAILLAATALYAWNITSLSGNSFYNAAVYSGTRSWKAFFFGALDSGSFITVDKPPFALWVMGLSARAFGFGTWQPALPMVAVGTGSVALLHRMVKRDFGPVAATVAALVLALTPITVAINRDTNPDPILVFLMLLGAAALMKAVRTGRLTPLVWSAVAIGLAFNTKMMQAYVVLPAFFLVHLWAAQGSLGRRIRHLAVATVALVVSSAWWMVVVDLIPASSRPYIGGSTDNTVWDLVIGYNGFGRIFGAGSSVGSAGNGASFGGSAGVYRLFNEIMGGQISWLIPFAAIALIAGLILRGRAPRTDAKRAALMLWGGWFVLHYLTFALAEGTFHPYYVTAMAPGIAALAGAGGVTLYRAFREGSAVMWGWVLPTAVAVSAAWAVVLLQRASGSGTLYTVAEIVVGVAGTVAVLGLLAGRFMRRGRLIGFAALAAVVALLAGPAAYSVSAATSATNGTNPTAGPSTGGGMGGGPGGASGSSRTSGTGGRSMGEPPSVGGSAPSGSGTRPSGSGTDSSETGSSETDGGQTGSEQTGGGRMGGGGTQVSSEMITYLKKHQDGATWLLAVATDQTASSVILESGQPVISMGGWSGSDNAMTLAKLKSLVKSGKLHYIIVSSDGGQGTNSEIATWVKAHGTAVKSSAYSSGSSSATSTSTSGLYRLDASDLG
- a CDS encoding TetR/AcrR family transcriptional regulator is translated as MNGATRTSTRDIARAAIRAELAQVAFELFRREGFENVTVNDLAAAAGVSRSTFLRYFGTKEDAVLDAVDAQGGRIADALRNRPAGEDDWTALRHALGTVVEHHRQDPAGALALSRLIMKTPALCARSMEKQNGWRPVIAEALAGRAAPSRSSTLGPLVRAAAAVDCLNIAVNHWTASDGTLDLDDLIDEAFAALAPR
- a CDS encoding cysteine hydrolase family protein; protein product: MTTLPDRPNTALLVIDVQNGVVAGAHRRHEVVANIDTLVGKARAQDVPVVWVQHSDEQLERDSERWQYVPELVRRDAEPLVHKNYGDSFEDTDLEALLAERGVGRLVVTGAQTDACIRATLHGAFVRGYDVTLVGDAHTTEDLSAYGAPPPEQVIAHTNLYWKWESAPGRRGGTVGTADVSFAAVVED
- a CDS encoding NADPH-dependent F420 reductase — encoded protein: MTKTLGLIGSGMIGGGLARLAVAAGLDVVLSNSRGPETLAGLVAELGGHARAATPEEATRAGDLVVATVPLKAYDRLPAAALAGRTVIDTMNYYPDRDGRIAELDAGGPTSSALVQRHLADSQVVKAFNSIDFRRLFLSARPAGSPDRSALPLAGDDAAAKARVAELLDVLGYDAVDIGTLADSWRSEPGTPVYVQPYLAARPEGLSQEEAQRWFFETPGVPVPADRVKELTDAAVRRPAGEARATLARD
- a CDS encoding response regulator, with amino-acid sequence MSLTPPEKANILIVDDMEENLVALEAVLGSLDQQLVRAHSGEEALKAMLRQDFAVVLLDVLMPGMDGFETAASIKRLDQTKDVPIILLTGTDADTDYIYRGYAIGAADFLTKPFDPWLLRTKVNVFLDLHRKNRQLAAQAEQLRRLLVGERTPAESTGPAESPEPVESTGDALDKPRGGITGTGAAADSGERLAEITERLAQIELQLRDAEGTESAELANRIADLERAVSTLRVSRDT
- a CDS encoding amidase translates to MRTLSALTAAVAGGELSAAEVIAGALERLDRTESDVRAWVRVDRDGALGAARELDAVPVPSGGPLRGVPVGVKDIIDVAGLPTECGSPLRRGRIAEADAPLVARLRRLGAIPLGKTVTTEFAYFAPGPTRNPHNLAHTPGGSSSGSAAAVATGVVPLALGSQTAGSLTRPASYCGVAGFVVPAGGSLDTTGFVGLSHSLDAVGLLTPTVADLRLVYGALTGSDRLSRPPEAPTRPRLAVWSGGELAEISQDMRAALVRSVEDAVANGAVLVDVDWPALTPRLVEAHVTVMAYEAARMLAEESTHPDRLSAPLNELLAHGRSITTGDYEHARSVARRERSTVLALLGDLDAVLGPAAPGAAPKGLTATGPPVLSRPWQLLGLPALTVPGHRDAQGMPLGLQLVGHPDRLEGLFSLGHAVERAARAKG
- a CDS encoding lysylphosphatidylglycerol synthase transmembrane domain-containing protein, with amino-acid sequence MCAVSPLPLDNLPVARPAPLRSPAAARLTRLARLTLTLLPLLAIGAWAAVDWSAMSEGAARLAAADPRWLLAGVFFTCLGWVAAACVRQGALPERLPPGPLLASQFAAGAANHILPASIGAHAVTLRFLQRRGIPLARATASLALYSLVKPLSKTVVLVVFLVALPDALRLGDLAPDTWTLLMAAGAAVLGLATAALLLTVVRPLRRPALGFVRTALTEARTLHTRPSRVLALWGGSAAAPVLQGSVIASVGFSLGLPLSWAQVVLALLLASTAVGAVPAPGGIGPVDAAMVFTMAAFGAPVSLATATVIGYRVLTVWIPLLPGAFVLSALVHREVL